From Planctomycetota bacterium, one genomic window encodes:
- the pilO gene encoding type 4a pilus biogenesis protein PilO, which yields MFDRLKNKTWLVTMPIALGTVAYVWLLFLPAQREVAAMGTDIQNKLAFAMTADKLRAEIRSAQAEQAEIETYVADWQGPSSSSADLAQVFSRLADAMRDAGVEATRFTPDSRTSLAQMQRVSVRIGCRGSYSQLLQLLAAWERLPARIWVEDLNIHHGSDATAKLECEANLAIFAVNSDQTE from the coding sequence ATGTTCGATCGCCTGAAGAACAAAACCTGGCTGGTCACGATGCCCATCGCACTGGGGACGGTCGCTTACGTTTGGCTGCTCTTCCTGCCGGCTCAGCGCGAGGTGGCCGCCATGGGTACCGACATCCAGAACAAACTGGCCTTCGCCATGACCGCCGACAAGCTGCGCGCCGAAATTCGCAGCGCCCAGGCCGAGCAAGCCGAAATCGAAACCTACGTCGCCGATTGGCAAGGTCCGTCAAGCAGCAGTGCCGACCTGGCCCAGGTGTTCTCACGCCTGGCCGACGCCATGCGCGACGCTGGCGTCGAGGCGACCCGCTTTACGCCTGACAGCCGAACTTCGCTGGCCCAGATGCAGCGCGTTTCGGTACGCATTGGTTGCCGGGGGAGCTATTCGCAATTGCTGCAGTTGCTAGCGGCCTGGGAGCGGTTGCCGGCGCGAATCTGGGTCGAGGATCTGAATATCCATCATGGCAGCGATGCCACCGCGAAGTTGGAATGCGAGGCAAACCTGGCAATCTTTGCCGTAAATTCCGATCAGACTGAATAG
- a CDS encoding response regulator, with protein MGKRILLCDDELHITKAAEFKLVRAGYEVECACDGEFGWQAIQRVKPDLLITDCQMPRLNGLQLVERIRQQPELQSMPIFMLSGKSMELSHEELARRWDVRAVLGKPFSPRELLTLVEQAIGVAHEPATV; from the coding sequence ATGGGAAAACGAATCCTGCTGTGCGACGACGAGTTGCACATCACCAAGGCGGCGGAGTTCAAGCTGGTCCGAGCCGGCTATGAGGTCGAGTGCGCGTGTGATGGCGAGTTCGGTTGGCAGGCGATTCAACGCGTGAAGCCGGACCTGCTGATCACCGACTGCCAGATGCCGCGACTCAACGGCCTGCAACTGGTCGAGCGCATTCGCCAGCAGCCCGAGCTGCAATCGATGCCGATCTTCATGCTGTCGGGCAAGAGCATGGAATTGTCGCACGAAGAGTTGGCTCGGCGCTGGGACGTGCGGGCCGTGTTGGGCAAGCCATTCAGCCCACGCGAGTTGTTGACCCTGGTTGAACAAGCCATCGGCGTGGCCCACGAGCCGGCCACCGTCTAG
- a CDS encoding STAS domain-containing protein: MNLTTEIFGGVIVVHTPEEVANEQASEISVALCQLERRNLVVDLDATETIDSKGLTALVEAQDSLRGLGGELKLATTNLQNRKILEITRLDQRFEVFESVVDAVRSYQ, encoded by the coding sequence ATGAATCTGACCACGGAAATCTTTGGCGGCGTGATCGTCGTCCACACTCCCGAGGAGGTGGCGAACGAGCAAGCGTCCGAAATCTCGGTCGCGCTTTGCCAATTGGAACGCCGCAATTTGGTCGTGGATTTGGACGCCACCGAAACGATCGACAGCAAGGGGTTGACCGCGCTGGTCGAGGCGCAAGACTCGCTGCGCGGGCTAGGGGGGGAGCTGAAGCTGGCCACGACGAATCTGCAGAACCGCAAGATTCTAGAGATCACGCGGCTGGATCAGCGGTTTGAAGTATTCGAAAGCGTCGTCGACGCGGTACGCAGCTACCAATAG
- the tadA gene encoding Flp pilus assembly complex ATPase component TadA — translation MTTPNQPPLRLGNLLVERGYVTQEKLEAALSEQHDSNKTKLLGEILVEIDACTEDQIAECIAHEYRLPYAKLETRIFDNKIVDVLPREFIEKNLVLPLFQVGDTLTLAVCEPANLFLFEEVATLSRCKVQVVVSTAKDIRRMLTTLPNSKVFVIDDIIDESEAGDVELIEEAIEDIGNIEESAGMSPVIRLVNFIIYNAVKEGASDIHIEPAERVLRVRYRIDGRLYKSLEVPVHLLNAVTSRIKIMGGMDISERRLPQDGRIHVMLDGRKIDLRCSTFPTTRGEKTVIRVLDTRSVSLVLEELGFSEDILTDLQGNIREPNGICLVTGPTGSGKSTTLYACLNSISSMENNICTVEDPIEYNLPLINQFQVQDRIGLTFAKALRTLLRQDPDAIMVGEIRDEDTARTAIQAALTGHMVFSTLHTNDACSAITRLINIGVEPYLIGAALNMVLAQRLVRRICSKCRQAYEPPRTLRRTVERMGYPMETYYRGIGCKRCRNTGYTGRVGIHELLNITDELRDVIVSNPSVINIRQIAQRNGMVTLRHDGFRKVREGLTTVEEIMHVVGDAGETGEAPNAEAVAAATGDES, via the coding sequence ATGACCACTCCCAATCAACCGCCGCTTCGCCTGGGAAATCTGCTGGTCGAGCGTGGCTACGTCACGCAAGAGAAGCTCGAGGCCGCGCTCAGCGAGCAGCACGACAGCAATAAGACCAAGCTGCTGGGCGAGATTCTGGTCGAGATCGACGCGTGTACCGAGGACCAGATCGCCGAGTGCATCGCGCACGAATACCGGCTCCCCTACGCCAAGCTCGAAACGCGCATCTTCGACAACAAGATCGTCGATGTCTTGCCGCGCGAGTTCATCGAAAAGAACCTGGTCCTGCCGCTGTTTCAGGTGGGCGACACGTTGACGCTGGCGGTCTGTGAGCCGGCCAACCTGTTCTTGTTCGAGGAAGTGGCCACGCTGTCCCGCTGCAAGGTACAGGTGGTGGTGTCGACGGCGAAAGACATTCGCCGCATGCTCACCACGCTGCCCAACTCGAAGGTGTTCGTCATCGACGACATCATCGACGAGTCCGAGGCCGGCGACGTCGAGTTGATTGAAGAGGCGATCGAAGACATCGGCAACATCGAGGAATCGGCCGGCATGTCGCCGGTGATCCGGCTGGTGAACTTCATCATCTACAACGCCGTCAAGGAAGGAGCCAGCGATATCCACATCGAACCGGCCGAGCGCGTGCTGCGGGTGCGCTATCGCATTGACGGCCGGCTGTACAAGTCGCTCGAAGTGCCGGTCCACTTGCTGAACGCGGTTACCAGCCGTATCAAGATCATGGGCGGCATGGATATCAGCGAGCGCCGCTTGCCGCAGGACGGCCGCATCCACGTGATGCTCGACGGTCGCAAGATCGACTTGCGCTGCAGCACGTTTCCGACCACCCGCGGCGAAAAGACGGTGATTCGCGTGCTCGACACGCGCAGCGTCTCGCTGGTGCTCGAAGAACTGGGCTTTTCGGAAGACATCCTGACCGACCTGCAAGGGAACATCCGCGAGCCGAACGGCATCTGTCTGGTCACTGGTCCGACCGGCAGCGGTAAGAGCACCACGCTCTACGCCTGCTTGAACTCGATCAGTTCAATGGAAAACAACATCTGCACGGTTGAAGACCCGATCGAATACAACTTGCCGCTGATCAACCAATTCCAGGTGCAAGACCGCATTGGGCTGACCTTCGCCAAGGCGCTGCGAACCCTGTTGCGGCAAGACCCCGACGCGATCATGGTCGGCGAAATCCGCGACGAGGACACGGCTCGCACCGCCATCCAGGCGGCGCTGACCGGCCACATGGTGTTCAGCACGCTGCACACCAACGACGCCTGTTCGGCGATTACGCGGCTGATCAATATCGGCGTTGAGCCGTACCTGATCGGCGCGGCGTTGAATATGGTGCTGGCCCAGCGGCTGGTGCGGCGGATCTGCTCGAAATGTCGCCAGGCCTACGAGCCGCCGCGCACGCTCCGTCGCACGGTCGAGCGGATGGGCTACCCGATGGAAACCTACTATCGCGGCATCGGCTGCAAACGCTGCCGCAACACCGGCTATACCGGCCGCGTGGGTATCCACGAATTGTTGAACATTACTGATGAGCTGCGCGACGTGATCGTCTCGAACCCGTCGGTGATCAACATCCGGCAAATCGCCCAGCGCAATGGAATGGTCACGCTCCGACATGACGGCTTCCGCAAGGTGCGCGAAGGGCTGACCACGGTCGAGGAAATCATGCATGTCGTCGGCGACGCGGGCGAAACCGGCGAGGCGCCGAACGCCGAAGCGGTCGCCGCCGCCACGGGAGATGAATCATGA
- a CDS encoding type II secretion system F family protein has protein sequence MSTAFAYKARDPQGSLHEGQIEAASAEDAGQQLRRDGFTVLEINEDLSPPPSLFPRRVTRAEVVYASTQLAVMIDTGIALAEALESMAAQEENPTLKRVLLELHDSVQQGEDFSLALAKHPKLFDKTYVSLIKASEATGTMGPMLERIATYLRKELESRARVRAALAYPMVMLVLAVMVTIFLLTYVMPQFAPMFASRGTKLPLPTKVMMAASNVLVNQWYWCLLGTTVVVGGLIYGLRTEAGKKVWDGIKIRAPLLGTMSRKVAIGRSIRTLGTMMGSGIPVLDALKLSADVAGNWYYEQLWKHVSDQVVEGQQIHESLAGQPLFPQMLVQMISAGERTGRLGQVLERVSDFYEQEVETSLKGLTAMLEPIMITVMGGVVGTIGMAIMLPIFSLSKPAG, from the coding sequence ATGAGCACTGCTTTTGCCTACAAGGCACGCGACCCCCAGGGAAGCTTGCACGAAGGACAAATTGAGGCCGCCAGCGCCGAAGACGCCGGCCAGCAATTGCGCCGCGACGGCTTCACCGTGCTGGAAATCAACGAAGACCTCTCGCCACCGCCGAGCTTGTTTCCGCGCCGAGTCACCCGGGCCGAAGTGGTCTACGCCAGCACGCAATTGGCGGTGATGATCGACACCGGCATCGCGCTGGCCGAGGCGCTCGAATCGATGGCCGCTCAGGAAGAGAACCCCACCTTGAAGCGTGTCTTGCTCGAATTGCACGACAGCGTGCAACAGGGCGAAGACTTCTCGCTCGCACTGGCCAAGCATCCCAAGCTGTTCGACAAGACTTACGTTTCGCTCATCAAGGCCAGCGAAGCGACTGGTACGATGGGGCCGATGCTCGAACGGATTGCCACCTATTTGCGCAAGGAACTGGAAAGCCGGGCCAGAGTCCGGGCCGCGCTGGCCTACCCGATGGTCATGTTGGTGCTGGCCGTGATGGTCACGATCTTTTTGCTGACCTACGTCATGCCCCAGTTCGCGCCGATGTTCGCCAGTCGCGGAACCAAGCTGCCGTTGCCGACCAAGGTAATGATGGCCGCCTCGAACGTGCTGGTGAACCAGTGGTACTGGTGCTTGCTGGGGACCACCGTGGTCGTGGGGGGGCTGATTTACGGGCTACGAACCGAAGCGGGCAAGAAGGTCTGGGACGGCATCAAGATCCGAGCGCCGCTGTTGGGAACGATGTCACGCAAGGTTGCTATCGGCCGCAGTATCCGCACCCTGGGCACGATGATGGGGAGCGGCATTCCGGTGCTCGACGCGCTGAAGCTTTCGGCCGACGTGGCGGGCAACTGGTATTACGAACAACTCTGGAAGCACGTCTCGGATCAGGTCGTCGAAGGGCAGCAGATTCACGAGTCGCTAGCTGGCCAGCCGTTGTTTCCTCAGATGCTGGTCCAGATGATCTCGGCCGGCGAGCGGACGGGTCGCCTGGGCCAGGTGCTGGAACGAGTCAGCGACTTCTACGAACAGGAAGTCGAGACCTCGTTGAAAGGGCTGACCGCCATGCTTGAGCCCATCATGATTACGGTGATGGGTGGCGTGGTCGGGACGATTGGCATGGCGATCATGCTGCCAATCTTCAGCCTGAGCAAACCAGCCGGCTAG
- the rpsU gene encoding 30S ribosomal protein S21, producing MVKLTVRDRESIQEAVRRFRKLVERSGIKKEMRRKEYYEKPSEIRRRARLRAERRTRRVILGPMARV from the coding sequence GTGGTTAAGTTGACCGTTCGGGACCGTGAATCGATTCAAGAGGCGGTTCGCCGGTTCCGCAAGTTGGTGGAACGCAGCGGCATCAAGAAGGAAATGCGCCGCAAGGAATACTACGAAAAGCCCAGCGAAATTCGCCGTCGCGCCCGGCTGCGTGCCGAACGTCGCACGCGCCGCGTGATCCTCGGGCCGATGGCTCGCGTCTAG
- a CDS encoding HAMP domain-containing histidine kinase, translating to MAWLRIADSRVVIGLLGKEFALLARWPIRNKLFVGLALLVVMVVLIAWGGIEGLYSYRSLVRSLRRVYELPIATKLMQHVGDLRVALSEIRGQGEAPADTPFGRSASLQWAQEEFRHHVDATRNTLANYRFQLADNSPDDPIGDSQREWDTVRSIEHSLERIDKTMQQPDWLFDAVQLARLNAELQYLEERAVELPSYLHLNIEEFTEEARGQYRALIVLCCVTSILAAGMFILLVKLFYDWVFRPLRVLIKGSRKVAGGNFEYRIVMNSHDEMAELAGAMNDMTVRFRTIRDDLDRQVQERTKQVVRSEQLASVGFLAAGVAHEINNPLASIAMAAESLEGRLDELLKSDKSQRDLAHKYLRMIQTEAFRCKEITEKLLDFSRIGEVRRQPVELRGLVGGVIDMIGHLGRYSSKHVTLEPGVPLFVMINQQEIKQVVLNLLVNGLDSLEDEGEVRVRIDAHGDQAELSVTDTGHGMTEEVLEHLFEPFFTRKRGGQGTGLGLSIAYRIVADHGGALEAHSDGPGRGARFTVRLPLAEMQKELAYHYQAA from the coding sequence GTGGCGTGGTTGAGAATCGCCGATTCCCGCGTGGTAATCGGCTTGCTGGGTAAGGAGTTTGCCTTGCTGGCTCGTTGGCCCATTCGGAACAAGCTCTTCGTCGGACTGGCGTTGCTAGTCGTGATGGTGGTGCTCATTGCCTGGGGCGGCATCGAAGGGCTCTATTCCTACCGCAGCCTGGTCCGCAGCCTGCGCCGCGTGTACGAGTTGCCCATCGCCACCAAGCTGATGCAGCACGTCGGCGATTTGCGCGTCGCGCTCAGCGAGATTCGCGGCCAGGGCGAGGCGCCGGCCGACACGCCCTTTGGTCGGTCGGCCAGCTTGCAATGGGCCCAGGAAGAGTTCCGCCACCACGTTGACGCCACCCGCAATACGTTGGCCAACTATCGCTTTCAACTGGCGGACAACTCGCCCGACGATCCCATCGGCGACAGCCAGCGCGAGTGGGACACGGTTCGTTCGATCGAGCATTCACTGGAACGTATCGACAAGACGATGCAACAGCCCGATTGGCTGTTCGACGCCGTCCAACTGGCGCGACTGAACGCCGAGTTGCAATACCTGGAAGAGCGGGCGGTCGAACTGCCCAGCTATCTTCACCTGAACATCGAGGAGTTCACCGAAGAAGCCCGCGGACAGTACCGCGCGCTGATCGTGCTGTGCTGCGTGACCAGCATTCTCGCGGCCGGCATGTTTATTCTGCTGGTTAAATTATTCTACGACTGGGTCTTCCGGCCGTTGCGGGTGCTGATCAAGGGGTCGCGCAAGGTGGCGGGGGGCAACTTCGAGTACCGCATCGTGATGAACTCGCACGACGAGATGGCCGAGTTGGCCGGCGCGATGAACGATATGACCGTTCGCTTCCGCACGATTCGCGATGACCTCGATCGGCAGGTCCAGGAACGGACCAAGCAGGTGGTGCGCAGCGAGCAACTAGCCAGCGTCGGCTTTCTGGCCGCGGGCGTGGCACACGAGATCAACAATCCGTTGGCGTCGATCGCCATGGCGGCCGAGTCGCTGGAAGGGCGTTTGGACGAGCTGTTGAAGTCGGACAAGTCCCAGCGCGACCTGGCCCACAAATACCTGCGGATGATCCAGACCGAGGCGTTCCGCTGTAAGGAAATCACCGAAAAGCTGCTCGACTTCTCGCGGATCGGCGAGGTCCGCCGCCAGCCGGTCGAGTTGCGCGGGCTGGTCGGCGGCGTGATCGACATGATCGGCCACCTGGGGCGCTACAGTTCGAAGCACGTGACACTCGAACCGGGTGTGCCGCTGTTCGTCATGATCAACCAACAAGAGATCAAGCAGGTGGTGTTGAACCTGCTGGTCAACGGACTCGACAGCCTGGAAGACGAGGGCGAGGTGCGCGTCCGCATCGACGCCCACGGCGACCAGGCCGAGCTGTCGGTGACCGACACCGGACACGGCATGACCGAGGAAGTGCTCGAACACTTGTTCGAGCCGTTCTTCACGCGCAAACGCGGCGGGCAGGGGACGGGCCTGGGATTGTCGATCGCCTATCGAATCGTCGCCGACCACGGCGGAGCACTTGAAGCCCACAGCGATGGACCGGGTCGGGGCGCGCGCTTTACGGTGCGGTTGCCTTTGGCCGAGATGCAAAAGGAGTTGGCTTATCACTACCAAGCAGCCTAA
- a CDS encoding sigma-54-dependent Fis family transcriptional regulator has product MKLLFADDEASLQQLMSVELPHMGHEVTICPDGATAVAALELNTYDCILVDLDMPKLTGLQVIDRCKQLSPDTEAIVLTGKASLESAIHALRHGAFDYLTKPYKLAELKALLERVADKREMTNKCRALQLRLQKLEGTPQLIGKSPAMQQVRHWISKVGPTDSTVLILGETGTGKELVARAIHDQSLRAEKPFVAINCGALPEHLIESELFGHRRGAFTGADEHRVGLFEVANGGTLFLDEIGELPRAMQAKLLRALESGEIRRVGDNDALTVDVRVVCATHRDLEKMVTEGDFREDLLFRINTFEIRVPPLRERSDDVPELAEYLLRRQRPHARPNDPLFTEDALNALQGYVWSGNVRELANVIEHASIMADSLPITTQHLPIRFHEKRLRGPHFKIGPAGKTLRELEMSAIHQSLERHKGSKPKTAEELGISLKTLYNKLNQESAEAEA; this is encoded by the coding sequence CTGAAGTTGTTGTTTGCCGACGACGAAGCGTCGCTGCAGCAATTGATGAGCGTCGAATTGCCGCACATGGGGCACGAAGTGACCATCTGTCCCGATGGCGCGACGGCCGTGGCTGCGCTCGAACTGAACACCTATGACTGTATCCTGGTCGACTTGGACATGCCCAAGCTGACGGGCCTGCAGGTGATCGATCGTTGCAAGCAATTATCCCCCGATACCGAAGCGATCGTGCTCACGGGCAAGGCCTCGCTCGAATCGGCGATCCACGCCTTGCGGCATGGCGCGTTCGATTACCTGACCAAGCCTTACAAGCTGGCCGAGCTGAAGGCTCTGCTTGAACGCGTGGCCGATAAGCGCGAAATGACCAACAAGTGCCGGGCGCTGCAACTGCGTCTGCAAAAACTGGAGGGAACGCCGCAACTGATCGGCAAGTCTCCGGCCATGCAGCAGGTCCGCCATTGGATCAGCAAGGTCGGGCCAACCGATTCGACCGTGTTGATTCTGGGCGAAACTGGCACCGGCAAGGAACTGGTGGCCCGGGCGATTCACGATCAAAGCCTGCGCGCCGAGAAGCCGTTCGTGGCAATCAATTGTGGCGCGCTGCCGGAACACCTGATCGAAAGCGAGCTATTCGGCCATCGTCGCGGCGCGTTTACCGGCGCCGACGAGCACCGCGTCGGCCTGTTCGAAGTGGCCAACGGCGGCACGTTGTTCCTGGACGAAATCGGCGAGCTACCGCGGGCGATGCAGGCCAAGCTGCTCCGCGCGCTGGAAAGCGGCGAGATTCGTCGCGTGGGTGACAACGACGCGCTGACGGTCGACGTGCGCGTGGTATGCGCCACGCACCGCGATCTGGAAAAAATGGTCACCGAGGGTGACTTCCGCGAGGACTTGCTGTTCCGGATCAATACATTCGAGATTCGCGTGCCACCGCTGCGCGAGCGGAGCGACGACGTGCCCGAGTTGGCCGAATATCTGTTGCGGCGTCAGCGGCCGCACGCTCGGCCGAACGATCCCTTGTTCACCGAGGACGCGCTCAACGCGCTGCAGGGCTACGTCTGGAGCGGCAACGTCCGCGAGTTGGCCAACGTGATCGAGCATGCCTCGATCATGGCCGATTCATTGCCGATCACGACACAGCACCTGCCAATTCGCTTTCACGAGAAGCGGCTCCGCGGGCCGCACTTCAAGATTGGTCCCGCGGGCAAGACCCTGCGCGAGCTGGAAATGAGCGCAATCCATCAATCGCTCGAGCGGCACAAGGGGAGCAAGCCGAAGACGGCCGAGGAACTCGGCATCAGCCTGAAGACGCTGTACAACAAGCTGAACCAGGAATCGGCCGAAGCCGAGGCGTAA
- the lexA gene encoding repressor LexA — MVNLDCLTERQREVYELIRDKIRARGYGPTVREIGEHFKINSPNGVMCHLKALEKKGLIIREANMSRAITLANEPVERRGLRLAGQIAAGVLHEAVEQDEQIDFGDFFDSDEHYVLSVKGDSMIEDQICDGDYVVVHKQETASRGQVVVAITDEGEATLKRWYPEGKRIRLQPANSSMAPIYVTNARVLGVVVGVVRKVH; from the coding sequence ATGGTGAACCTCGATTGTTTGACGGAGCGGCAGCGCGAGGTCTATGAGCTGATTCGCGACAAGATTCGCGCCCGCGGCTATGGTCCAACCGTTCGCGAAATCGGCGAACACTTCAAGATCAACTCGCCCAACGGCGTGATGTGTCACTTGAAGGCCCTGGAGAAAAAGGGGCTGATCATCCGCGAAGCCAACATGTCGCGAGCCATCACACTGGCCAACGAACCGGTCGAGCGGCGGGGCCTGCGCCTGGCCGGGCAAATCGCGGCCGGCGTGCTGCACGAGGCGGTCGAGCAGGACGAGCAGATCGACTTCGGCGACTTCTTTGACTCGGACGAGCATTACGTCCTGAGCGTCAAAGGGGACTCAATGATCGAGGACCAGATTTGCGATGGCGACTATGTGGTCGTCCACAAGCAAGAGACGGCCTCGCGCGGCCAGGTGGTCGTGGCCATTACCGACGAAGGGGAGGCTACGCTCAAGCGCTGGTATCCCGAGGGGAAACGCATTCGCCTGCAACCAGCCAACTCGTCAATGGCACCGATTTACGTAACCAACGCGCGAGTGCTAGGCGTCGTCGTCGGCGTGGTCCGTAAGGTGCATTAA